The genomic window GAAGAGCTCGCTTTCGATGAGCGTGGGCACCAGCGCCCCGCAGTCCACCGGGATGAAGGGCTTGTCGCGGTAGGAGCCGGAAAAATGGATGGAGCGGGCCACCAGTTCCTTGCCCGTGCCGCTCTCGCCCTGGATCAAAACTGGAACGCTGCTGGAAGCGACCTTGGAGATGATGCCATAGACCTTGTTCATCTCCGGAGAGTTGCTCACCAAGACACCTACTACGCCTTCGGAATGCCACCTATCCACCATGACGTCGCCCTCCCGACCGTTACGTGCCATTTTGGGAAATCTTATTCGTGAGGGAAGTCAGGCTTGTCGATTTTGGGCAGGCGTTCCGGTTTCGGAACATCGAAGAAGACTGGGGAAAGTTGCAGCAGAATAGAACTAAGTAGCTTATGCATCAACCATTTAGCGAAATGCCTTAGGAGTAGCCGGTGCCCCAGCGCGGCTTAAGTGACTTCCTAGTCGCCGAGGCAAGAAGTGGGTCAGGATTTTCCCAGAATAGGCTTGTATTCCCGAGTCGGGTCAGTTTGGCCCCGGTCTCACACACGTAATCCTTGGAAGCGGAGCTTCACCAAGCGTCGTAACCTGCTTGCGTCAAACCGTTTAAGCACAAAGGTCTTTTCCGGCCACTGGCACACAGATTGCACTTCACTTCAACAATCACCGTGAGCATGGCGCTCAGCGCTTAGGTTCCTCAAGACCATCTCGCGGATTCGATCAGCAGACGCGACTACAGAGAGGGCTTATGGATCCCACCAAGGTATTCGTGCTGGCATCTCTAATTTTGGTGTCTAACGCGCTGCACGGTCAGGGACAGTCAGTATTTGGCCAAGCACCATTCCAGATTCGCACGGAGATCGGCATTCGATTTAATCAGAATC from Terriglobales bacterium includes these protein-coding regions:
- a CDS encoding sigma 54-interacting transcriptional regulator, encoding MARNGREGDVMVDRWHSEGVVGVLVSNSPEMNKVYGIISKVASSSVPVLIQGESGTGKELVARSIHFSGSYRDKPFIPVDCGALVPTLIESELF